One stretch of Halobacillus litoralis DNA includes these proteins:
- the rpsU gene encoding 30S ribosomal protein S21 has translation MSKTTRVRKNESLEDALRRFKRDVSKSGTLAEYRKREYYDKPSVRRKKKSEAARKRK, from the coding sequence AAAACAACTCGCGTTCGTAAAAACGAGTCTCTTGAAGATGCTCTTCGTCGCTTTAAGCGTGATGTATCAAAAAGTGGTACATTAGCGGAATATCGTAAGCGTGAATATTACGATAAGCCTAGCGTACGCCGTAAGAAAAAGTCTGAGGCGGCTAGAAAGCGTAAGTAA
- a CDS encoding GatB/YqeY domain-containing protein, producing MTITDRLTQDMKTAMKARDKERLSTIRMVKASMQNEAIKLGKDSLSEEEELTVLSREVKQRNDSLHEFKEAGREDLVEGLEREIEILQVYMPKQLTDEELKQVVDETIQEVGATSKSDMGKVMSAVMPKVKGKADGTKVNKLVLQQLS from the coding sequence ATGACAATTACAGACCGTCTCACCCAGGATATGAAAACAGCCATGAAAGCCCGCGATAAGGAAAGATTATCGACGATTCGCATGGTGAAAGCTTCTATGCAGAATGAAGCCATAAAACTGGGAAAAGACTCATTATCTGAAGAAGAAGAATTGACTGTTTTATCTCGTGAGGTAAAGCAGAGAAATGATTCCCTCCATGAATTCAAAGAAGCTGGACGTGAAGATCTTGTAGAAGGACTCGAACGTGAAATTGAGATTTTACAAGTATATATGCCGAAACAGCTGACAGATGAAGAACTCAAGCAAGTCGTTGATGAGACGATTCAGGAAGTAGGAGCTACTTCTAAGAGTGACATGGGTAAAGTCATGAGTGCCGTCATGCCTAAAGTCAAGGGCAAGGCCGACGGAACCAAGGTCAATAAGCTCGTTCTTCAGCAACTATCGTAA
- a CDS encoding NfeD family protein has product MKRSLRIGVWGMLLVLGSVLSFLHLQSSVQADGEGQTVYVIPVKDTVERGMAAFLNRTTEEARENGVDHIIFEIDTPGGRVDAAGDIGEIFQDLDVPNSAFVTNRAYSAGSYIALNADSIYMKQTATMGASGVINSDGTAADKKAQSAWISAMVAAAESTGRDPLYARAMADASVDLKDYGAPEGEFLTLGATDAEEVGYAEGIVDDRNELLSVLGLSDATVIEENPTLSENIARFLTDPVVIPILLSIASIGLVVELYSPGFGLPGTMGALALVLFFYGHIVAGLAGYEAIILLVLGIGLVIAEFFLPGGIAGIAGVVAIVSSLMLSSADMGHMAMSIGIALLVTIVVSIVLFKFVGLERGFFRHIILNDSASSEKGYVSSQNRLDLIGMEGETITPLRPSGTADFDGERLDVVTEGGFIPALQAVKIMKTEGSRIVVREIKKNEHEEETK; this is encoded by the coding sequence ATGAAGCGGTCTTTACGAATAGGTGTTTGGGGCATGCTCCTTGTTTTAGGAAGCGTTTTATCATTCTTGCATCTACAATCATCGGTTCAAGCAGATGGAGAAGGTCAGACGGTGTACGTCATTCCTGTAAAAGATACGGTGGAACGAGGGATGGCTGCGTTTCTTAACCGTACGACAGAAGAAGCTCGTGAAAATGGTGTGGATCATATCATATTTGAAATCGATACACCCGGGGGACGCGTAGATGCAGCGGGAGATATCGGAGAAATCTTTCAAGATTTGGACGTTCCTAATAGTGCATTTGTGACGAACAGGGCATATTCGGCAGGCTCATACATTGCTTTAAACGCAGATTCGATCTACATGAAGCAGACAGCGACCATGGGTGCTTCCGGGGTTATTAATTCTGATGGAACAGCTGCTGATAAGAAAGCACAATCCGCCTGGATATCAGCTATGGTAGCCGCGGCTGAATCTACAGGACGTGACCCTTTATATGCGCGTGCTATGGCCGATGCATCCGTCGATTTGAAGGATTACGGGGCTCCTGAGGGAGAATTTTTAACATTAGGTGCAACGGATGCGGAAGAGGTAGGCTATGCTGAAGGAATTGTAGACGACCGTAATGAGCTTCTCAGTGTTCTTGGTTTGTCTGATGCAACCGTCATAGAGGAGAACCCTACCCTTTCTGAGAATATTGCCAGATTCCTGACAGATCCTGTTGTTATACCGATCTTATTATCCATAGCAAGTATTGGTCTTGTTGTTGAGTTGTATTCGCCTGGTTTCGGCCTACCAGGAACAATGGGAGCGCTCGCGCTTGTCCTGTTTTTTTATGGTCACATTGTTGCTGGCCTTGCCGGGTATGAAGCAATTATTCTATTGGTCCTCGGAATCGGGTTAGTGATAGCTGAATTCTTTTTACCAGGGGGCATTGCAGGAATAGCGGGGGTCGTTGCTATTGTATCCTCATTGATGCTTTCATCAGCGGATATGGGCCATATGGCTATGAGTATAGGAATTGCTCTATTGGTGACGATTGTTGTATCCATTGTATTATTTAAGTTTGTTGGTTTGGAAAGAGGCTTCTTTCGTCATATCATTTTGAATGATTCTGCTTCATCTGAAAAGGGATATGTATCTTCACAAAATCGTTTGGATTTGATTGGGATGGAAGGGGAGACGATTACACCGCTTCGCCCTTCCGGCACAGCTGATTTTGATGGTGAACGTTTAGATGTCGTGACTGAAGGTGGTTTCATTCCTGCCCTTCAAGCAGTGAAAATCATGAAAACAGAAGGCTCACGGATTGTGGTGCGTGAGATTAAAAAAAACGAACATGAGGAGGAAACAAAGTGA
- the floA gene encoding flotillin-like protein FloA (flotillin-like protein involved in membrane lipid rafts): protein MPIIIIGIIIIVIAVLFTFIPVMLWISALAAGVKISIFTLVGMRLRRVIPSRVINPLIKAHKAGVNVNTNQLESHYLAGGNVDRVVNALIAAQRANIELSFERCAAIDLAGRDVLEAVQMSVNPKVIETPFIAGVAMDGIEVKAKARITVRANIDRLVGGAGEDTVIARVGEGIVSTIGSSENHNKVLENPDRISQNVLGKGLDAGTAFEILSIDIADIDIGKNIGAILQTDQAEADKNIAQAKAEERRAMAIAQEQEMRARVQEMQAKVVEAEAQVPQALAEALRSGKMGVMDYMNYQNINADTDMRNTLGKMSDEEEEEK from the coding sequence ATGCCAATCATTATTATTGGTATCATTATTATCGTAATAGCGGTGTTGTTTACGTTTATTCCTGTCATGCTATGGATTAGTGCTCTAGCTGCAGGTGTAAAAATTAGTATTTTCACATTAGTAGGAATGCGACTGAGAAGGGTTATTCCTTCCCGTGTGATTAATCCTTTGATCAAGGCTCATAAAGCTGGAGTGAATGTAAATACAAACCAACTGGAGAGTCACTACCTAGCAGGTGGTAATGTGGACCGTGTAGTGAATGCTCTTATTGCAGCACAGAGAGCAAATATTGAACTTAGCTTTGAACGTTGTGCAGCCATTGATCTCGCTGGGCGAGATGTGCTGGAAGCCGTTCAAATGAGTGTTAATCCAAAAGTTATTGAAACGCCGTTCATCGCAGGTGTAGCAATGGATGGAATTGAAGTGAAAGCAAAAGCGCGTATTACTGTAAGGGCGAATATTGATCGACTTGTCGGTGGTGCCGGCGAAGATACAGTCATTGCTCGTGTTGGTGAAGGAATCGTATCAACGATCGGGTCAAGTGAAAATCACAACAAAGTACTTGAGAATCCGGATAGGATTTCCCAGAATGTATTAGGTAAAGGATTAGATGCTGGAACGGCCTTCGAAATTCTTTCTATCGATATTGCGGACATTGATATCGGGAAGAACATCGGTGCTATTTTGCAAACAGATCAAGCAGAAGCCGATAAGAATATCGCACAGGCGAAAGCGGAAGAACGTCGTGCCATGGCGATTGCTCAAGAGCAAGAGATGCGTGCACGTGTACAAGAAATGCAGGCGAAAGTGGTCGAAGCAGAAGCTCAAGTCCCTCAGGCGCTTGCCGAGGCTTTGCGTTCCGGTAAGATGGGTGTTATGGATTACATGAACTATCAAAACATTAACGCGGATACGGATATGAGAAACACGCTTGGTAAAATGTCCGATGAAGAAGAAGAAGAAAAATAA
- the yqfC gene encoding sporulation protein YqfC yields MSKWQQQIRTWISRYFDLPSDVMLDLPRITTIGSIHVYIENHTGLLHFSDEEVRIQYKKGQVRILGKDLGVKMMLKEELLLEGELKSVEFLPESKGG; encoded by the coding sequence ATGTCAAAATGGCAGCAGCAAATACGGACTTGGATCAGTCGTTACTTTGATTTACCATCGGATGTCATGTTGGATCTTCCTAGAATAACGACAATCGGGTCCATTCATGTGTACATAGAAAATCACACAGGCCTCCTTCATTTTTCTGATGAAGAAGTTAGGATTCAATACAAAAAAGGTCAGGTTCGTATATTGGGAAAAGACCTTGGTGTGAAAATGATGCTGAAGGAAGAGTTATTACTGGAAGGTGAACTCAAGTCCGTAGAATTTTTGCCGGAATCCAAAGGGGGGTGA
- the yqfD gene encoding sporulation protein YqfD has protein sequence MKNQHDFFQGIMTVQVEGPLIEPFLQACTKRGCQITNMRRLDASLVILTIRLKDWKTLRQLRKKYRCKISIKGGKGLPFLIQHMIGRLSVLLAFIAAVVIIFVLANTLWSIKVDGLSPELEADVESKLNSYGVSPGKLTIGMKDPIEIQQQLLEDIPDLLWIGVKKQGTSYHLYGVEKTRYDTEMNTRPSNLVAAKKGMIIETFIKKGRPMVSVYDVVQKGQILATGQLVEEEDLFIHSEGDVIAETWYRVAQNLPMKQVLSLTDGSVESEYHLKFGKLSIPIWGFWRGEKGDFREESHTSDWSVLGYQIPVNMKTIDYYSIDRKAYESSRKNIEKIGMTSARSNLQQELDPDAEIKDEKVLHLSEENGKVKLILMYKVYENIAVTKYVSQGD, from the coding sequence ATGAAGAACCAGCATGATTTCTTTCAGGGAATCATGACGGTACAAGTAGAGGGACCGTTGATTGAGCCTTTTTTACAAGCATGTACGAAACGTGGGTGCCAAATTACAAATATGAGAAGATTAGATGCTTCTCTAGTTATTTTAACGATTCGGCTGAAGGATTGGAAAACCCTAAGGCAATTGAGGAAGAAGTACCGTTGTAAAATATCCATCAAAGGTGGAAAAGGGCTTCCGTTTCTTATACAGCATATGATTGGGAGGCTGTCGGTTCTTCTCGCCTTCATCGCAGCGGTTGTTATCATTTTTGTTCTCGCGAATACGTTGTGGTCCATCAAGGTGGATGGTCTTTCGCCGGAGCTTGAAGCCGATGTAGAAAGTAAATTGAATAGTTATGGTGTCTCTCCTGGAAAACTAACGATAGGGATGAAGGACCCCATTGAAATACAACAGCAGTTGTTGGAAGATATCCCGGACCTGTTATGGATTGGTGTAAAAAAACAAGGGACGAGCTATCATTTGTATGGTGTGGAAAAAACGAGATACGACACAGAAATGAACACTCGACCTTCGAACCTTGTAGCAGCAAAAAAGGGGATGATTATTGAGACCTTTATTAAAAAGGGGCGCCCTATGGTCTCGGTCTACGACGTAGTACAAAAAGGACAAATCCTTGCCACAGGTCAGTTGGTGGAAGAAGAGGATCTATTTATACATTCTGAAGGAGATGTCATTGCAGAAACATGGTACCGTGTCGCTCAAAATCTTCCTATGAAACAAGTGCTTTCCTTAACGGATGGTTCTGTGGAAAGTGAATACCACTTGAAATTCGGGAAGCTTTCTATTCCTATTTGGGGCTTCTGGCGTGGTGAAAAAGGAGACTTCAGGGAAGAATCGCATACCTCAGACTGGAGTGTCTTGGGGTACCAAATTCCTGTGAACATGAAGACAATTGATTACTATTCTATTGACCGAAAAGCTTATGAATCGTCCCGGAAGAATATTGAGAAAATAGGGATGACATCAGCAAGGAGTAACCTTCAGCAAGAACTAGATCCGGATGCAGAAATTAAGGATGAAAAAGTTTTGCACCTCAGTGAGGAGAATGGTAAAGTAAAATTAATCCTAATGTACAAAGTTTATGAAAATATTGCAGTGACCAAGTATGTAAGTCAAGGAGATTGA
- a CDS encoding PhoH family protein yields the protein MPEDLKTMDIQLDNTTEALALFGTEDRNLKQIEEQLKVTIISRGEQVRVSGQAEHVQLVEEILNSVLAIIRKGLTVTERDVVYAVELAKKGKINQFEALFEDEITKNSKGKSIRVKTLGQRNYIAAIKKNDLVFGIGPAGTGKTYLAVIMAVNALKNGDVKRIILTRPAVEAGESLGFLHGDLKEKVDPYLRPLYDSLHDVFGAEHTARLIDRGTIEIAPLAYMRGRTLDDAFAILDEAQNTTPEQMKMFLTRLGFGSKMIITGDITQVDLPKGVKSGLRVAEERLAKVKGSAFIHLDQSDVVRHPLVQRIIDAYEEESK from the coding sequence ATGCCAGAAGATTTAAAAACAATGGACATTCAATTAGATAATACAACAGAAGCATTAGCCCTTTTTGGTACAGAAGACCGTAACCTCAAGCAAATTGAGGAACAGCTGAAAGTCACGATCATTTCACGTGGGGAACAAGTCAGGGTATCCGGCCAAGCAGAACATGTTCAGCTTGTTGAAGAAATACTCAACAGTGTTCTTGCAATTATTCGTAAAGGTTTGACTGTGACGGAACGGGATGTCGTTTACGCTGTAGAGCTCGCTAAAAAAGGGAAAATTAATCAATTCGAAGCATTGTTCGAAGATGAAATCACGAAAAACTCAAAAGGGAAATCAATCAGGGTGAAAACCCTTGGTCAAAGAAATTATATCGCAGCGATCAAGAAGAATGACCTTGTCTTTGGTATTGGCCCTGCTGGTACAGGTAAGACCTACCTTGCTGTAATTATGGCAGTCAACGCTTTGAAAAATGGTGATGTGAAGAGGATTATCCTGACTCGTCCTGCAGTGGAAGCAGGAGAAAGTTTAGGTTTTCTTCATGGTGATTTAAAAGAGAAGGTCGATCCTTACTTAAGACCGCTTTATGATTCTTTGCACGATGTATTTGGCGCAGAACATACGGCACGCTTGATCGATAGAGGAACGATTGAGATTGCTCCGCTGGCTTATATGAGAGGGCGGACGTTGGATGATGCATTCGCAATTTTGGATGAAGCTCAAAATACGACACCTGAACAAATGAAGATGTTTCTGACTCGTTTAGGATTCGGTTCGAAAATGATTATCACTGGAGATATCACGCAAGTGGATCTACCTAAAGGTGTGAAGTCCGGTTTGCGAGTCGCTGAGGAGCGGTTAGCTAAAGTCAAAGGGTCTGCCTTCATTCATTTGGATCAATCCGACGTTGTCAGGCACCCACTTGTACAGCGGATTATCGATGCATATGAAGAGGAAAGTAAATAA
- a CDS encoding HD family phosphohydrolase, which translates to MKARFLHQLQKLNMNKSKLLFALPALTVAVFFFALAIPNVYTQTYELEKYSTAPETIRSPITIENKQKTEQQLRAVTQAVEDQYTISEDIAEERLSMISEIYDVVEETKSQGENLTNEEQVTMIESLLTDELSEGLPTEVFLPLLRADQPSLNESQRMLETLLHNYYKEGVQVSEVEDLERRIDLEVQYSKTPLPLKPVISDIGAYALVENSLFDPEKTDRAIKKAAATVEPVMIRAGEVIVSEGSTITGDIYDDLLLTGLLDQQRNILPSIGLAMFALLLGAILYVECRKAVKKDNWTVRHIFISTLVSLLMITLMKVFSLFGSMEQPVYYLFPAVTGVMIIKILCSERFAIVMAVVYSLMACLLFNGQLAGALHATAGMYLLLSQLAGIFFLTQSKDRLSIVRASAGVAFTNICAILFFLFISFEKYSWSEVLLYSGYGVSGAFLSTVLTLGFLPFIETGFGVLSDQKLLTLASPNHPLLRKILVEAPGTYHHSVMVANLSEAACESIGAHGLLARVASYYHDLGKTVHPHYFIENQMGMRNPHDFLEPEQSAEMIINHPYEGARMLKKSKIPDEIIDIAEQHHGTTLLKYFYYQAKEMNEDTKECDYRYPGPKPQSKEAAIVCICDSVEAAVRSLNHPTEEKIHKIVKSILEDRMLDGQLDDSNLTFNELKTMETAICETMHGFFHSRIEYPENKPLVKEAK; encoded by the coding sequence TTGAAGGCGCGATTCCTTCATCAGCTCCAAAAACTTAACATGAACAAGTCAAAGCTGTTGTTTGCATTACCCGCGTTAACTGTTGCTGTTTTCTTTTTTGCGCTTGCCATTCCAAATGTCTACACGCAAACGTATGAGCTTGAGAAATACAGCACGGCCCCTGAAACGATTCGTTCCCCTATCACCATAGAGAACAAGCAAAAGACAGAGCAGCAGCTGAGAGCAGTTACTCAGGCCGTTGAAGATCAATATACGATTTCTGAAGATATTGCGGAAGAACGTCTGAGTATGATAAGCGAGATTTATGATGTCGTAGAAGAAACGAAGAGCCAGGGAGAAAATCTAACTAATGAAGAACAAGTAACTATGATTGAATCGCTCTTGACGGATGAACTTTCTGAGGGGCTTCCCACAGAAGTTTTTCTTCCGTTGCTCAGGGCGGATCAACCTTCGTTGAATGAGAGCCAGCGGATGCTTGAAACCCTTTTACATAACTATTATAAAGAAGGGGTCCAAGTATCAGAAGTTGAAGATCTGGAACGAAGGATTGATCTGGAAGTTCAATATTCAAAAACGCCTTTGCCTTTGAAACCAGTCATTTCGGACATAGGGGCTTATGCCCTTGTCGAGAACTCCTTGTTCGATCCTGAAAAAACAGATAGAGCCATAAAAAAAGCGGCTGCTACTGTCGAGCCAGTCATGATTAGAGCTGGAGAAGTGATTGTTTCAGAAGGGTCTACGATCACAGGGGATATCTATGATGATCTTTTATTGACCGGACTGCTCGATCAACAGCGTAATATACTTCCTTCCATTGGACTGGCCATGTTTGCCCTTCTATTAGGCGCTATTTTGTATGTAGAATGCAGAAAGGCCGTTAAAAAGGACAACTGGACTGTACGTCATATTTTTATATCCACGTTGGTATCCTTATTAATGATTACGCTCATGAAAGTGTTCAGTTTATTTGGATCCATGGAACAACCTGTCTACTATCTTTTCCCAGCCGTCACAGGTGTCATGATTATCAAGATTCTCTGTTCTGAGCGGTTTGCGATTGTAATGGCGGTGGTCTATTCTTTAATGGCGTGCTTGTTGTTCAACGGACAATTAGCTGGAGCTCTTCATGCAACCGCAGGAATGTATTTACTTCTATCTCAGCTGGCAGGGATCTTCTTCCTTACCCAAAGTAAAGATAGGTTATCCATTGTGCGTGCAAGTGCAGGTGTTGCTTTTACCAATATATGTGCAATCCTGTTCTTTCTATTCATTTCTTTTGAAAAATACTCATGGTCGGAAGTGCTTTTGTATAGTGGGTATGGGGTCAGTGGCGCCTTTCTTTCCACAGTTTTGACGCTTGGCTTTCTTCCTTTCATAGAGACCGGTTTCGGAGTTCTTTCTGATCAGAAATTGCTGACACTTGCCAGCCCTAACCACCCTCTTTTACGTAAAATACTAGTGGAAGCACCAGGTACGTATCATCACAGTGTCATGGTAGCTAATTTAAGTGAAGCGGCGTGTGAATCAATTGGAGCTCATGGTCTTCTTGCACGTGTGGCATCCTATTACCATGACCTCGGAAAAACCGTCCATCCCCATTATTTTATTGAGAATCAAATGGGGATGAGAAATCCACATGATTTTCTGGAACCTGAACAAAGCGCTGAAATGATCATTAACCACCCCTATGAGGGTGCGAGGATGCTGAAGAAGAGTAAAATTCCAGACGAAATCATTGATATCGCTGAACAACATCATGGGACGACGCTTTTAAAGTATTTTTATTATCAGGCTAAGGAAATGAACGAAGATACCAAAGAATGTGATTACAGGTATCCAGGTCCGAAGCCTCAAAGTAAGGAAGCGGCAATCGTTTGTATTTGCGATTCGGTGGAAGCGGCGGTACGCTCATTAAATCACCCGACAGAAGAAAAAATCCATAAAATCGTGAAGTCTATTTTGGAAGACCGCATGCTCGATGGTCAACTGGATGACAGTAATTTAACGTTTAATGAGTTGAAGACAATGGAAACAGCCATATGTGAAACGATGCATGGCTTCTTTCACTCAAGAATCGAATACCCGGAAAACAAACCATTAGTCAAGGAGGCAAAATAA
- the ybeY gene encoding rRNA maturation RNase YbeY, which produces MITIDFQDETNSVDEAFVDMIQRIIRFAGEKEGVTGDAEVSVSFVDNKEIQEINRNYRQKDEPTDVISFAMQELGEDEMNVLDENMPLMLGDIIISVDKAKEQAEDYNHSLEREFGFMALHGFLHLLGYDHMNEEDEKKMFGRQEEILHEFGLQRS; this is translated from the coding sequence ATGATTACCATTGATTTTCAAGACGAAACCAATTCAGTAGATGAAGCATTTGTCGATATGATTCAGCGTATCATCCGTTTTGCAGGAGAAAAAGAAGGGGTTACAGGAGATGCGGAAGTTTCTGTCAGCTTTGTGGATAACAAAGAAATACAGGAAATCAACCGTAATTACCGTCAAAAAGATGAACCCACAGATGTCATTTCTTTTGCCATGCAAGAACTTGGGGAAGATGAAATGAATGTGTTGGATGAGAACATGCCGCTCATGCTGGGTGATATAATCATTTCTGTCGATAAGGCGAAAGAGCAAGCCGAAGACTATAACCATTCTCTTGAACGAGAATTTGGCTTCATGGCGTTGCATGGGTTCTTGCATCTGCTTGGTTATGATCACATGAATGAAGAAGATGAGAAGAAGATGTTCGGCAGACAAGAGGAAATTTTACATGAGTTCGGACTTCAAAGATCGTAA
- a CDS encoding diacylglycerol kinase family protein: protein MSSDFKDRKQKTRIGFRFAWNGIKEVYQSERNFRIHLSVALLVFIAAFVFGLSKGEWMTIFLIVVIVLSLQMVNTAVERLLDFYHPEQHPVIGSIKDITAGAVLVASIGSVIIGLIIFIPKLFMI, encoded by the coding sequence ATGAGTTCGGACTTCAAAGATCGTAAACAGAAGACAAGGATCGGTTTCCGTTTCGCTTGGAATGGAATAAAAGAAGTGTATCAGTCGGAGCGGAATTTTCGGATACATCTCTCTGTAGCTTTATTAGTCTTCATAGCAGCCTTTGTATTCGGTTTATCTAAAGGGGAGTGGATGACCATCTTCCTCATTGTGGTCATCGTCCTCAGCCTGCAAATGGTTAATACAGCTGTGGAAAGACTGCTTGATTTTTACCATCCGGAACAACACCCCGTCATTGGCTCCATTAAAGATATTACAGCCGGGGCGGTCCTTGTAGCGAGTATTGGATCGGTCATCATAGGACTCATTATTTTCATCCCTAAGCTTTTCATGATATGA
- the era gene encoding GTPase Era, translating into MTENFKSGFVTIVGRPNVGKSTFMNRVIGEKIAIMSDKPQTTRNKIQGVMTDKESQIIFIDTPGIHKPKHKLGDYMVNVAENTLNEVDAVLFMINAEEGYGRGDQFILDRLQRVDQPVFLIINKIDRVHPDDLLPLIDQYKEKLDFEEIIPISALEGNNVNHLLDVLKQHLPEGPQFYPEDQITDHPERFVISEFIREKVLHLTREEIPHSIAVVIEAIEPRNEHDKVQIQAAIIVERKSQKGIIIGKQGSMLKEIGKRARRDIESLLGSKVYLELWVKVQKDWRNKQIQLSDFGYREDEY; encoded by the coding sequence ATGACAGAGAATTTCAAATCAGGTTTTGTTACAATCGTTGGTCGTCCCAATGTAGGAAAATCAACGTTTATGAATCGTGTAATCGGTGAAAAGATTGCCATTATGAGTGACAAGCCCCAAACCACTAGAAACAAAATCCAGGGAGTAATGACAGATAAAGAGTCGCAAATCATTTTTATTGATACTCCCGGAATCCATAAACCAAAGCACAAGCTTGGAGACTATATGGTGAACGTTGCAGAAAATACATTGAACGAAGTGGATGCCGTTCTTTTTATGATCAATGCAGAAGAAGGATACGGTAGAGGAGACCAATTCATTTTGGACCGTCTGCAACGTGTCGACCAGCCTGTATTTTTAATCATTAATAAAATTGACAGGGTTCATCCAGATGACTTACTGCCTTTAATTGATCAGTACAAAGAGAAGCTTGATTTTGAAGAAATCATTCCAATCTCAGCGCTTGAAGGGAACAACGTCAACCATTTGTTGGACGTCCTAAAACAGCATCTGCCTGAAGGGCCGCAGTTTTATCCGGAAGACCAAATCACGGACCATCCGGAACGCTTTGTGATCAGCGAATTTATTAGAGAAAAAGTGTTACATTTGACTCGTGAGGAAATCCCTCATTCCATTGCTGTTGTCATTGAAGCAATTGAGCCTAGGAATGAACATGATAAAGTACAAATTCAAGCGGCTATCATCGTGGAACGAAAGTCTCAAAAAGGCATAATTATCGGTAAGCAAGGCAGTATGTTAAAAGAAATCGGTAAGAGAGCCAGAAGAGACATCGAGTCACTTTTAGGGAGCAAAGTGTATTTGGAACTTTGGGTCAAAGTACAGAAAGACTGGAGAAACAAACAAATCCAACTTAGTGATTTCGGCTATCGCGAAGACGAATATTGA
- a CDS encoding YqzL family protein, protein MIRKAVFLVRDKLSWNVFSQTGSVETYLLMKELESQDQQSQEQLASPTEPISTDDLHS, encoded by the coding sequence ATGATAAGAAAGGCGGTGTTTCTTGTGCGCGACAAGCTTTCATGGAACGTTTTCAGTCAAACAGGTAGTGTGGAAACTTATTTACTGATGAAAGAATTGGAGTCTCAAGATCAGCAGTCTCAAGAACAGCTCGCTTCCCCTACTGAACCAATATCTACGGATGATCTTCATTCGTAA
- the recO gene encoding DNA repair protein RecO — translation MMDKVEGVVIRTNNYGETHKIVTMMTREKGKIGVMARGAKKPKSRMSSITQPFIHGTFLIQTGSGLGSMSQGEMLSSLRSIREDIVKTAYASYIAELTDKLIEEKQPDPFLYEQLLQTFQWMNEGKDPNILTLMYELKMYKKAGFAPVVDHCIQCGSQEGPFAFSMIEGGLLCFRCKQRDPQAYGLPDPLPKLLRVFLHMDVKRLGQITMKEENKKLLRHIMDEYYDRYGGYFIKSKKFLKQLDLFSD, via the coding sequence TTGATGGACAAGGTGGAAGGAGTCGTCATCCGGACGAATAATTACGGTGAAACACATAAAATCGTCACGATGATGACACGAGAAAAAGGGAAAATTGGTGTAATGGCTCGTGGGGCTAAAAAACCAAAGAGCCGGATGTCCTCAATCACCCAACCATTCATCCACGGCACATTTTTAATTCAAACAGGGTCCGGCTTAGGATCAATGAGTCAGGGGGAGATGTTATCTTCCCTCAGGTCTATTCGCGAGGATATTGTAAAAACGGCTTATGCTTCTTACATCGCAGAATTGACAGATAAACTCATTGAAGAAAAGCAGCCGGATCCTTTTCTTTATGAACAGTTGCTTCAAACCTTCCAATGGATGAATGAAGGGAAGGATCCAAACATTCTGACATTGATGTATGAGTTGAAAATGTACAAAAAAGCGGGATTCGCTCCTGTCGTCGATCACTGCATCCAATGCGGCAGTCAGGAAGGACCTTTTGCATTTTCTATGATAGAGGGCGGCCTATTATGCTTTCGTTGTAAGCAGCGGGACCCGCAAGCCTATGGTTTGCCAGATCCTTTACCTAAACTGCTGAGAGTCTTCTTACATATGGATGTGAAGCGGCTTGGTCAGATTACGATGAAAGAAGAGAATAAAAAATTGTTGCGTCACATTATGGATGAGTACTATGATCGATATGGTGGATATTTCATTAAATCCAAGAAATTTTTAAAACAGCTGGATTTGTTTTCAGACTGA